The Brassica rapa cultivar Chiifu-401-42 chromosome A10, CAAS_Brap_v3.01, whole genome shotgun sequence genome segment AGTGGCATTAGATCCTGAATGTAGATTTGTATAAATCATGTGATATATTCTCATCCATTATCACTACTTtgaataacataaaaattatttattgcaGGGATTTGAGGTATCGCATTAAATTCATGTACACACAACCTAACCACTTATCATAAATCGACCCACCAACTATACACATTGAAACATCAACAATAATGACAACTCATATAGTTAATGTGTGATATACATCCCTCGAACTCTACGAGACTAATATCACCATTTTGATCTAATTTCCATGGCTTCTTCTCCCAAGATCACCAATCTCCCTTACAAGAGGCTTTCTCTAGAAGATGATGTCTTCGACGAAACAACAAGAAGATCGTCATCATATCCATACAGGTTCAGATTAATTGTTTTGATGAATATCAATGTAATATTGAGTATTCACACAATCATCATCACAATTCTATGATCTTATATATAGAAGTATTGCatgaaagaatttttttttttgtaatatgacTTTCTTGTATAGGTTAAAGAGAGTGTTGTCACTGAGAGGAAGGAGGAGGATCAGGGTTAGAGTTAAGATTCGGAGATTTAGGGGATTTGTGAGGAAGAAAGCCAGTAAGGTTAAAATTggagttttaaaaatattgaagagGTTGAAGGAGAGTCAATCACACTTTGGTGATCTCTTTGCTGGTAATTACCTGTTCATGCAAGTTAATCCTTCTTCTCTTAACACTAAGTATGTCTTCGACCGATCTTTTCAAGTTCAAAATGGTAACTTACCTCCCTCTAAAGTATCTCTTCCTAGAGTTCTTATGTAAAGAAGACGTATGAAAGAAAAAGATCGGTCAATCACACTTTGGTGATCTCTTTGCTGGTAATTACCTTTTCATGCAAGTTAATCCTTCTGCTCTTAACATTAAGTATGTCTTCGACCGATCTTTTCAAGTTCAAAATGGTAACTTACCTCCCTCTAAAGTATCTCTTCCTAGAGTTCTTATGTAAAGAACAcgtatgaaagaaaaaaaacatcaattATATATCCATTTCGAGATAAGAGACTATGGTTATGAGTTATGattctctatttttaattacATTTGATTATGTGTCTGGTCTGTAACTATTTCAACGGGAATGTAAAGTAAAAAACTTATGTAATATGATGGAATTAAAGTAGTTGAAATCGAcaaatgttttaatatttaattgtatttaattatttatacaaaAGGTCATATACATAAGCAAATATTTGAACTCActgatttaattttgttttcggCAAATTACTCATTTTGTGTCAAAATCTCAAGATGGCAACACTAAGCTAATCAATATACAGAACTCTATGACTAGAGACAGTACTTGGAAATGACGGAAGCAATAACATCTAACAAAAATTAAGTCAATGTTGTTGAAACACTGgactttttaattgttttaaagtTACATTAAAGTTACATCTAAGATGGATTCCTTATTAAAGCAGTTATATAATGTTCATTAACTTGTTGGGTCGATCTCCAAAAGCATGCCTCTCTTAAACTCCACGTAAGGATGCGCTATTGGCATTTCATCTGACTTTGTTTGCCACCTACCAATACGAAATTTTTATGAAGGTTAAGTAGAGGTGTCAAACATCAAGATCAACATCTACGACACGATAAACACACACATGTTTGCAACGCAGATGTATCAATCAGTGAAGTAACTGAAACCATGCAAAGTCAATTTAAACAATCAGAAGTTGATGAGATTTTTCGAAATTTAAATGTTATAATACATTTCTAAACATGACAAAATCCCAAAAGTTAAATAGATGACTGTGTCTGATAACGCATAGTCCAATTAATTagtcaaaataaaaagattgatTTAGACTGAGACTTACCTGTAAGATAGGACAAGATGATGAAGGAAAAAAGCAATTTGGAGTTTTCCAAGTTCACCACCAGGACACACTCTTACTCCTCCTCCAAACGCCGTCGTTTTTCTGTTCATCTTGGCCTTAtcctatttatataattttcaaaaaaaaaaggtttcttatttccatttttcccCTTCTCATATGAATGTAtccattttcaaatattttacttACGGTCCATCTCATGGGATTGAATTCAAAAGGATTTTCATGGAGAGATGGATCAAGATGTACTGCTGTGAAAATAGGAAACACCTTCCATCCCTTTGGAATCACATATTCTGCGTATTATATTAACATTAATTTACTGAATATATATGTGCTTCTAAATAGTATAAGTTTTATATATGATGATCGAAATTAGCTAACCTTTGAATTTAATGTCGTGAGTAGCTTTTCTATGGACCGTCTTGACAATATTTCCACATCGCAGTGCTTCAGACATGGCCTGTAAATACGATCCAATTAACTTCATGACGTatagtgtatatataaaatcaacatattcaaaaaaataaaaataaagacactctgaatataaaaacaaagaatATAATCTTACGATTGTAATTTGTAAAGTAGTATAGATTTTTCTGTTTTGTTAACCTGGTCACCAAAACAGTTTTGaacccaagaaaaaaaaacaaataatagatGGAACCGGCTTATGGAAATGGAACCGGCTTATGGAAATGGAACCATACACATTGGGTGAATTCCATCTTCTGATAATCTTCCCAGTTCAAGAGTTCGCCATCTCCTTTCTTGGCTCTAATGGCTTCATGTTCTTCCTGTACACGTTCACATAAATATATtagatatgtatatgtatattatttttttttgttcaaattttctttttgttcaaatatatatatatatatatatataagtagaaGATGTATAATAATTAAACCTTGAGTTTTTGAAGGAGACTTGGAGATTTAGCAAGAAAATAGACAACCAAGGAAAGAAGAGTTGCACTTGTTTCAAAGCCCCCAAGCAAAATGTCTAGTACAATGCTAACTTTCTCTTTATAGTTTAGATCCTCATTTGACATTATCACATCTAGAAAATCTTCTTCTCGTAATGCTTTattcatctcttcttctttattttctctTGATTTGATCATCTCCATAACCCTCGCGGACAATCTCTTCCTTGCCTAGCAAAcagtaaaaatgatttaaaactacatattatatgtataaattagaTATAGGTTCTGATATATCTGGATATAGCTTTTAGCCAAAAATGGATATAACAGAAGTACAAAACCCTATAAAGTTGATCTACATGTTATAATTCTTATAAAATGTGTTAGAGAAACTGAAAATCTTACTgctcaaaattaaaatacaattagTAGCTCGGCTTTTTTCCTACTGTCTGGGAAATTTTAATGTATTAGGAATAGGATCTAACCTTAATTGCGTCTGTATAAGCCGTTCCTGGAAGCGGCACTGGTAATGATATAAACCCTTTCATATAAGATAAAAAATCTTGCAATACATAACGTCTTGCTGGGTCTTCTGGTTTGATGCTCAAGAGTTGGTTTACCATAACACTAAGAGTAAACTGTACGACTCAACCCCAATAAAGATATTACAATTATAAAAGATGGGCTAATTAAGTTTTGTGATGACTAAgtactatatataataaattaattaccaTTTTAGCTTCGTTATGGAATTCGATTTCTCGGCAATTTTTCCATGACGCTAGCATCGAGATGGAGAGATTCTCTGCGCAGAGAAGAAACTCAGGTTTCGACTTTGTAAGATTGATGAAGCTAATGATAACATTTTTTAGTTTCCTGTGAACTTCTCCAGTGACTAATAAGAGGGAATATTCGCCGAGAATGTCATGCATCGCTTTTGGATAATCTGATGTAAATAACTTCCCTTCGTTTTGAAGTATGAACATGTTCAGTTCTTGTTCACATGAGACTATGGCTTTACCACCACATATATTTGACTTGAATACTTTTCCATACCTGAAAacatattcaaaatttaaaaattatctccATTTAGGTTATTGTTTTAGTAGAAGTATTATGTTGCGTTGCTTTAAATAACGGTAAATAATGTATTTAAGGGATTTACATataccaacaacaacaaaataaaacagtCGAATATAAGAATGTCATATATGCAAATTTCAAATAgctttaagcaaaaaaaaaacaaaaaaattcaaatagattttttcgtatttttatgaatattaaaataaagATGTTCTTCGATATAAGTAGTTATATATTTGTTGACAGAAAGTAGCTATATATGTTTTTCGGGACAAATCATATAAACAAAACGATCGAGTAAAGAATTATTACCGTGAAACATGTTGTTGCAAGAATGTGCCTATGGAGTCTGATCTATGAGGCTTGAAGAAAGAAATAGTTTCTCCAATAAACGGCCATCCCATGCTACCACTTAGAGATGAGTGATGATCTGTTGTTTCATTTTGCTTAGATACTAATTTGTGAAGAATCAAAATAGAGAGAAAGACAAATCCAAACGCAAAAAAGATGAAGACCAGCATTGTCTTTCTAATTAGACTGATCCTCTTTTAATAATTGTGTCTCtcttataactttatattatgCCTCTATACACACAAAGAAAGATAGAATATATATAGTGCAAATTTAGACAATTAATTAAGTTTCCCTTTTGttagtcaaaaataattgtttttcaaCTTTTGTAGTTGATTAAGTTACTATTTTGTTGTGTTGAGTTGTTGACTAAAAAAGTATGATAATTAAGACCTTCAGATTTCTCCGACTACACAATCGGAATCAAATAAGtgacaataaaacaatgaaaatatTATGACATATAATGTTATGtaatttaaaagtatatttttggCATGTGCCATTACTAATATTTACTATTTAagatatgtaatatattttggtAGAAGATCAGATTATTGTAAATTGTAATAGATACTAAACCGTTGACAAAAAATAGTAATAGATACTAAACTATCTAAAttctttcaaatttcaaatttagaaCCAATCGTGCTTTCATAGCAGAATGAATGGGATCTAAGCTACCAACttgtatcatatatatgttcatTTTATTCACATGCTTAACAAAAAGGATATATTGaagaacaaaattatttttatgtaattaaTGAGATTCTCCGTATAATacaatttattaatatctaAAAGGTAAGTTTATCGTCTAAACTATATACAATAAGTCAATCTGACAAAATAATGGAGAATGGAACAGAAAAGTAAATATCAGGATTCAGGAATGTAACAAGAAACTACATGATGAAAGTTTAACGCTCGTGCGTGCAACCTGGGACCCTCATGCAATCAGTTTGTTTGTAcgtaaattacatttttttgcTATCTTTTGACTTCTATCTACTCGtttgtttcttttctctttttacatttttttattgggttagacattattaaaaaaaagaatttctttaaaatatctcttttcagtttttgtcacaaaataactatcaagaaaaaaatgatcaaaataaattttattaaaaaataaaaatatatttttaccttatggttaactaatctagagtttagagttaaggggtaaGGTTTTAGAGATAGAGTTGaaccaaatattaaaattttcaaaataaaaataagctattttggtcatttttttttgaagtctatttttgtgacaaaaacttaaaaagtgctatttgagagaattacctttatcaaaatatataaaattttagttaataaattatatcatttgGTCGCACACTAACAAAACAATGGAGTGCTTATGTTTCAAATCTGATATGATTTTCTGAATATAtttcttattaaaaatttacataAGTGAATTGGTCATTTGATTCATTCATAATCCAACTTTAGATGTGAATTTATAACACCTGATAAACACAAAACTATATTAGTATCTAGATCTAGtaaaagaaattttatttttcctttatCAGGTATGTAAATTTCacttgtgtgttttgtttttgttggtaAAAAGGTGAACAAGCTTCCTTCTTAATCAACAAAGGTGAACAAgctaattttcaaataaaaagggTGAACAAGCTTCACTTGTTGATAGGCCTACAACCATACGGTCCTCCTGGGTAAAGGCCCATGCGTACAACTTTGGAGGCCCAAATCATCACAATTAGTGGGAATATTCAATCTCGTTTTCTAGAGGTTTGCTTTCTTTGTATAAGTTTGTATGAGACTTGGTCATGCTTGTGTGTGGCCTTTGTGGAGACATGTAACATGTTCAGCTGTCTTTCGATTGTACcaagtttgttttgtttgttttaactttttttgtagCAGGTTTGTTGTGATAAACTTTTTTCTCTCCcaaatattatagtaatatgAATTAACATAGATTTCATGAGAAGAATATACATACACTAAACTACACAGATAAATGCTAAAACAAGTATATAAACTCTGATTACTCAAAGACGAACATAATAATAACATATTTACAAGCTGTCACATAAGGCGTGAGTGAAGACCCACTATCCACAATTTGCTTTCCGCTACTTATAACTTCATGGACCCCCACCCATGAATCAAACAAACATACCCGGTCTTTATTCTTGTaaaatgaattaattatatCTCTATTTCTGAcaattaatatttattgttttatcatcttaaaattcatttttagttgGTCATATTTCGTTTTCGTACACTTCAATTATAACATTTCATTGTGCCTTTCATGTCCACTCTAATATACTCCAAGCCCCTTTTATTACGCTGCATTATTAGTCTAAAACCCTTTTATCTGCAAAAGTAACCTTTTCGAATACATGTCATACATGTATTTGACATAAGCTCCATCTTGTATGTAAATTTCTCTACTCTTATAATCTTTAATCCTCTTTTTAGTTACGGATAAAACATCTTACAGTAGAAGTatagaataaaattttaaaattaaaaaacgaAAGTTGCAAACTTTAATAAacagtttgtttgtttgtttatcatTTTCTCTTCCCTTTACCCTTTCAAGCGCCACTTTTTCTTCCTAAATCCTCTCTCAAATCTCTCTCTCAGTTTCCGATAAAGGAAAAAACAAAAGCTTCAATCTCAATCTTTCACTTAGCTGAAAAAGTGTTAACAGACTGTgaaccagagagagagagatgggaggTGTGACGTCATCAGTTGCGGCGAAGTTCGCTTTCTTCCCACCGAGTCCAGCCTCTTACAGGCTGATAACCGACGAAATGACCGGACTTCTCGTGATGAACCCGTTTCCTCACCGCGAAAACGTGGAGATATCGAAGCTGCCGACACGTAGAGGAACAGAGATCGTGGCTATGTACGTGAGACACCCGATGGCTACATCAACTCTGCTTTATTCACATGGAAACGCAGCCGATCTGGGTCAGATGTATGAGCTCTTCATCGAATTGAGCATCCATCTTAAGGTTAATCTTATGGGGTATGTGTCAAAGTCTCActctttcctcttttttttttcttttttcattacAACTCCATAATTAATACACATAGCTCTCGAATTTATTACACAACCTTTGTCTATAACTGTGTTCTGTTTGGTGATGTTTTTGTGGATTTGATCAATtgaattaattttgttttagcCGTTTTTTGAAAATCTTAACTTGGTTGTGTTCTGATGTTTAAGCTGTTGTTTTGAGTTTATGTCTGAAACTTTAGTTTATAATGATTATTATCacattagaaagaaaaaaacataacaagTTTAGATCATTCCTAGCTTGATTCAGctacatttgttttttttttctatgtttttattaCAGGTATGATTACTCTGGGTATGGACAATCTACTGGAAAGGTTTGTTGTCCTTTAAGAATCAACAAGGAAAGATATTAATAATGGTTATAGAAACTAATTCTGaaaatgtattgttttttttttgttgtgtgtgattttttttagcCAAGTGAGCACAATACATATGCTGATATTGAAGCTGCTTATAAATGTCTTGAAGAGACCTATGGAGCAAAACAGGAAGACGTTATCCTCTATGGCCAATCCGTAGGAAGTGGACCTACGTTAGACCTCGCTGCAAGATTACCTCAGTTAAGAGCTGTTGTTCTCCATAGCCCGATTCTTTCAGGTCTAAGAGTTATGTATCCTGTGAAGAAGACGTACTGGTTCGACATCTACAAGGtaaataaacttaataattcTTTAATGGATTCCTCATGGTTTCAggtttatgttttcttttttttcttgcagaATATCGACAAGATCCCACTTGTGAATTGCCCTGTTCTTGTCATTCACGTGAGTTAACTTAAATATccatttctctttctttttgagTTCTTGTCTCTTGAAAAATTGTTTGAAATACACTAAGTTGAATACCATTTTTCAAAAAACCACCCAATCAAAAATACTCTTAACATTTGGGTTTGGTTTTTAGTGATTCTTGTTTAGAATTTAGTATTTAGTGGTAGGTTGGGTTtataaaattctataaatagtttttaaatatttataaatgattaaagATTGTTAATTTTGTATTCtataaatagttattttaacatttatatatgaGTGTTAGTTTTGTCTTTTTCATAATAAACTTATGAAAATGATTCACTTAaaagtaaatttgaaaaatagtatTAAATTAGAGGGAAATTtagaattttcctttttttttctggaatCAAATGTTTTAACTCTCTGTGGTTATTCATCTTGATGCAGGGAACTAGTGATGAAGTTGTTGACTGTTCCCATGGAAAACAACTATGGGAACTCTCTAAAGAGAAGTACGAACCGCTTTGGCTCGAAGGCGGTAACCATTGTGATCTAGAACAGTACCCTGAATACATCAAACACCTCAAGAAGTTCATCGCAACCGTAGAGAGATCTCTCTCCTCTAGGAAGAGCACATGCCAATCAGAAACCCAGAGCAGCGATGTTGAAATGCCGAGGCAGAGCGTTGACAGAAGAGAGAAGCCAAGACAAAGCGTTGATAGAAGGGATAAAGAGAAACCACCAAAGAGTCAGTCCAAGAAGAGTAAGCTGAGAATCACTTTTGAGCAGCATTTGGATCGGTCGAGGAGGAGCGTTGACCTTCACGAGAAGGCAAGGAAGAGCGTTGACCACTAtagtcatcatcatcagaatAATCATGAGATTGAGAGAGGAAGGAAGAGTGTTGATAGATTGGACAGAGTACGGTCGGAATAAACATGGAGAAATCTATAATACGTACATATTGTTGTTACAGAACGAGACCATTTGATCTTGATCTTGATTGCAGTTCTAATGTTGATGTTTTTTTCCTTGTTTTGTTTGCGAGTTATTCTGTAGTTTATTTATTTGGGGTGTTATTATCTGAACTGGTGAAGCTTAATGTCTTAAGCAAACAATTGAGTGAGATTAGGACTTTGCATTAGCATGGATTTTACAATGTCTACAGTTCAATTTTATAAacttcagaatttttttttttaatgaaacattttagtgtgggtttttaaaaatttaaaattatctatcaaatataatattgttttatatttaaactattacatattaatatattttatacctAAAGCCTAACTGAAATAAGTACCAATGCAAATATTGTAAGCCTCATCAAACTTCACCATGTAAATGTCTAAGAAGACAATAAGAGTTGTCTATGTTTTGGTAAATATTGTATTCT includes the following:
- the LOC103846486 gene encoding uncharacterized protein LOC103846486 encodes the protein MASSPKITNLPYKRLSLEDDVFDETTRRSSSYPYRLKRVLSLRGRRRIRVRVKIRRFRGFVRKKASKVKIGVLKILKRLKESQSHFGDLFAGNYLFMQVNPSSLNTKYVFDRSFQVQNGNLPPSKVSLPRVLM
- the LOC103846487 gene encoding cytochrome P450 724B1 isoform X1 gives rise to the protein MLVFIFFAFGFVFLSILILHKLVSKQNETTDHHSSLSGSMGWPFIGETISFFKPHRSDSIGTFLQQHVSRYGKVFKSNICGGKAIVSCEQELNMFILQNEGKLFTSDYPKAMHDILGEYSLLLVTGEVHRKLKNVIISFINLTKSKPEFLLCAENLSISMLASWKNCREIEFHNEAKMFTLSVMVNQLLSIKPEDPARRYVLQDFLSYMKGFISLPVPLPGTAYTDAIKARKRLSARVMEMIKSRENKEEEMNKALREEDFLDVIMSNEDLNYKEKVSIVLDILLGGFETSATLLSLVVYFLAKSPSLLQKLKEEHEAIRAKKGDGELLNWEDYQKMEFTQCAMSEALRCGNIVKTVHRKATHDIKFKEYVIPKGWKVFPIFTAVHLDPSLHENPFEFNPMRWTDKAKMNRKTTAFGGGVRVCPGGELGKLQIAFFLHHLVLSYRWQTKSDEMPIAHPYVEFKRGMLLEIDPTS
- the LOC103846487 gene encoding cytochrome P450 724B1 isoform X2 — protein: MGWPFIGETISFFKPHRSDSIGTFLQQHVSRYGKVFKSNICGGKAIVSCEQELNMFILQNEGKLFTSDYPKAMHDILGEYSLLLVTGEVHRKLKNVIISFINLTKSKPEFLLCAENLSISMLASWKNCREIEFHNEAKMFTLSVMVNQLLSIKPEDPARRYVLQDFLSYMKGFISLPVPLPGTAYTDAIKARKRLSARVMEMIKSRENKEEEMNKALREEDFLDVIMSNEDLNYKEKVSIVLDILLGGFETSATLLSLVVYFLAKSPSLLQKLKEEHEAIRAKKGDGELLNWEDYQKMEFTQCAMSEALRCGNIVKTVHRKATHDIKFKEYVIPKGWKVFPIFTAVHLDPSLHENPFEFNPMRWTDKAKMNRKTTAFGGGVRVCPGGELGKLQIAFFLHHLVLSYRWQTKSDEMPIAHPYVEFKRGMLLEIDPTS
- the LOC103846488 gene encoding alpha/beta hydrolase domain-containing protein 17B, with translation MGGVTSSVAAKFAFFPPSPASYRLITDEMTGLLVMNPFPHRENVEISKLPTRRGTEIVAMYVRHPMATSTLLYSHGNAADLGQMYELFIELSIHLKVNLMGYDYSGYGQSTGKPSEHNTYADIEAAYKCLEETYGAKQEDVILYGQSVGSGPTLDLAARLPQLRAVVLHSPILSGLRVMYPVKKTYWFDIYKNIDKIPLVNCPVLVIHGTSDEVVDCSHGKQLWELSKEKYEPLWLEGGNHCDLEQYPEYIKHLKKFIATVERSLSSRKSTCQSETQSSDVEMPRQSVDRREKPRQSVDRRDKEKPPKSQSKKSKLRITFEQHLDRSRRSVDLHEKARKSVDHYSHHHQNNHEIERGRKSVDRLDRVRSE